A region from the Pyrinomonadaceae bacterium genome encodes:
- a CDS encoding TonB-dependent receptor, translating into MKITLRIIALAAALILSVSSLGFGQETTGSIEVTVKDPQGGVVPGVTVTVQRRSSVDAANPTATGTGAFSRTVTTDEGGFARILQVPPGFYTVAVSAASGFSGSTVTDVEVTLGRTTPVNVALKAGGVTETVTVTATDTPSIDPTSNRIQTNITAQAAELLPKGTNFTSLLQVAPAVRNEPLSGGFQIDGASGSENTYVIDGQEVSNFRTGTLNANNNIPFQFVQEVQVKSSGFEAEFGGATGGVINVVTKGGSNDWHGEFGTSFQPAGLQAGPRRILTNAFGPATYFQPPKDEGTNHFPTFNLGGPIIKDRAWFFASYTPQIRNTRRTINFIDTSDSSIVGTETYRLRQVNQYAFTRLDASVTNNLRFSGTWLWNPIEQDGELPLLSDALSGSPVDPADLSEHGGRQNSQNVTGQLTWTPNSKFVLTARGGYSFLNEAIGSYGVENIVGQARIFISGLSLTPPAEAGGQRGSFNRLFSEQLLFDASRRRTFDVDASYYLSNFGGRHLFKGGFQLNALANDVFNTFIDQVSIRYGRDINFTSGISASILPPTPGAIGSGLIQRFSEQGSASSKNQAIYFQDSWQPTSWLSLNLGIRAERENAPSFIPGQPSITFGFGDKLAPRLGFAADLTGDGKTKLFASYGRFFDRFKYELPRGSFGGNFFRNDYFEIFPGDGAFTNFTPQFIGGGTAIPSGGQCPIPDAFPGRTRCQLDFRVASNSGLPLLEAGGIDPDIKPFRQSEFTVGMERDLGSGYLFSGRFTHKQVDRAVEDIGFHNASGSEIYIIGNPGEGLAKEIYADFGFDSPKAVRKYDALELRLDKHFSRRYYFNASYTFSRLFGNYSGLASSDEDGRTSPNVNRYFDQPFSAYTANAQLDNGRLPTDRPHVFKFYGAYTLDWKEQFGGGTGHSTEFSGFTTMQSGTPLTTRFTFQSYDSIILDRRGDLGRTSMFTQTDLALRHKIRFGSSERFMLVFDVDVLNVFNESNDLTVFDNISGFNFAGDEIGLSTDFIQAGGDFQRISTINAIRAIINDPNQGGGPDERYGLTNSFQSGRSIRLGVRFIF; encoded by the coding sequence ATGAAGATTACACTTAGAATTATCGCCTTGGCCGCTGCGCTCATCTTGAGCGTGTCCAGCCTCGGCTTCGGTCAAGAGACGACCGGTTCCATTGAAGTGACGGTGAAAGACCCGCAGGGCGGTGTAGTGCCCGGCGTGACGGTGACCGTCCAGCGTCGCAGCAGCGTTGACGCTGCGAACCCGACCGCCACCGGTACCGGCGCTTTTAGCCGGACGGTGACCACAGACGAGGGCGGCTTCGCGCGCATATTACAGGTGCCGCCCGGCTTCTACACGGTTGCTGTCAGCGCCGCCTCCGGGTTCTCAGGGAGCACAGTAACTGATGTCGAGGTGACGCTCGGGAGAACAACTCCGGTTAACGTCGCTCTGAAAGCCGGCGGTGTGACGGAGACGGTGACGGTGACCGCGACCGACACCCCGTCGATTGACCCGACGAGTAACAGGATTCAGACCAACATCACGGCGCAAGCCGCCGAGTTGCTGCCGAAGGGCACCAACTTCACAAGCCTGCTACAAGTCGCCCCGGCGGTTCGCAATGAGCCACTGAGCGGAGGCTTCCAAATTGATGGAGCATCCGGCTCCGAGAACACCTATGTCATTGACGGCCAAGAGGTTAGCAATTTCCGCACCGGCACTTTGAACGCCAACAACAACATTCCGTTTCAGTTCGTGCAGGAGGTGCAGGTTAAGTCTTCCGGATTCGAGGCCGAATTCGGCGGCGCGACAGGCGGCGTTATCAACGTCGTCACCAAGGGCGGCAGCAATGATTGGCACGGCGAGTTCGGGACCTCCTTCCAGCCCGCTGGCCTGCAGGCTGGCCCGCGCCGCATCCTGACCAATGCCTTCGGCCCGGCGACTTACTTCCAGCCACCGAAGGACGAGGGCACCAATCACTTCCCGACGTTCAACTTGGGCGGCCCGATCATTAAAGATCGCGCCTGGTTCTTCGCGAGTTATACACCACAGATACGCAACACCCGTCGCACCATCAACTTCATTGACACCTCCGACAGCAGCATCGTCGGCACGGAGACTTACAGGTTGCGCCAGGTCAACCAGTATGCATTCACCCGCTTGGACGCCAGCGTCACCAACAACCTGCGCTTCAGCGGCACGTGGTTGTGGAACCCAATTGAGCAAGACGGCGAGCTGCCTTTGCTTTCCGACGCGCTCTCCGGCTCGCCCGTTGACCCCGCCGACCTGAGCGAGCACGGCGGTCGTCAGAATTCGCAGAATGTCACGGGGCAGCTCACGTGGACGCCGAACAGCAAATTCGTCCTCACGGCGCGCGGCGGATACAGCTTCCTCAACGAGGCCATCGGGTCTTACGGCGTGGAGAACATCGTCGGGCAGGCCCGCATTTTCATCAGCGGCCTGAGCCTCACTCCCCCGGCGGAGGCGGGCGGCCAGCGCGGGTCTTTCAACCGCCTTTTCTCGGAGCAGCTCCTGTTCGACGCCTCGCGCCGAAGGACGTTCGACGTCGACGCCAGCTACTACTTGAGCAATTTCGGCGGTCGCCATCTGTTCAAGGGCGGTTTCCAGCTGAACGCGCTCGCCAACGACGTATTCAACACTTTCATTGACCAGGTCTCGATCCGCTACGGGCGCGACATCAATTTTACCTCCGGCATCTCCGCCAGTATCCTTCCGCCGACGCCTGGCGCCATCGGTTCAGGGCTCATTCAGCGGTTCAGCGAGCAGGGGAGCGCGAGCAGCAAGAACCAGGCGATCTACTTCCAGGACAGTTGGCAGCCGACTAGTTGGCTGTCGCTCAACCTTGGCATCCGCGCCGAACGCGAAAACGCGCCCAGCTTCATCCCGGGCCAGCCCAGCATTACGTTTGGCTTCGGCGACAAGCTCGCCCCGCGCCTCGGCTTCGCCGCCGACCTGACAGGCGACGGCAAGACGAAGCTCTTCGCGAGCTACGGCAGGTTCTTCGACCGGTTCAAGTACGAGCTGCCGCGCGGCTCTTTCGGCGGTAACTTCTTCCGCAACGACTACTTCGAGATATTCCCGGGGGACGGGGCGTTCACGAACTTTACCCCGCAGTTCATCGGCGGGGGTACCGCCATCCCGTCGGGCGGCCAGTGCCCGATTCCCGATGCCTTTCCTGGACGAACACGCTGCCAACTCGACTTCCGTGTAGCGTCCAATTCCGGACTCCCGCTCCTCGAAGCGGGCGGAATTGATCCCGACATCAAGCCGTTTCGGCAGAGCGAGTTCACCGTGGGGATGGAGCGCGACCTGGGCAGTGGCTATCTCTTCAGCGGGCGCTTCACGCACAAGCAGGTTGACCGGGCTGTAGAGGACATCGGCTTCCACAACGCCAGCGGCAGCGAAATCTACATCATCGGCAATCCCGGCGAGGGGCTGGCCAAAGAGATATACGCAGACTTTGGCTTTGATTCGCCCAAGGCGGTGCGAAAGTACGACGCCCTTGAGTTACGGCTCGACAAACACTTCTCGCGGCGTTACTACTTCAATGCGAGTTACACGTTTAGCCGCCTGTTTGGCAACTACTCCGGCCTCGCCAGCTCGGACGAGGACGGGCGCACCAGCCCGAACGTTAACCGCTACTTCGACCAGCCGTTCAGCGCCTACACAGCGAACGCCCAGCTCGACAACGGGCGTCTGCCGACCGACCGGCCGCATGTCTTCAAGTTCTATGGCGCTTACACCCTGGATTGGAAAGAGCAGTTTGGAGGAGGCACCGGCCACTCTACCGAGTTCTCGGGCTTCACCACAATGCAGAGCGGCACGCCGCTCACGACGCGCTTCACCTTCCAGAGCTACGACAGCATCATCCTGGATAGGCGCGGCGACCTGGGGCGTACCAGCATGTTCACGCAGACGGACCTCGCCCTCCGCCACAAGATCCGCTTCGGCAGTAGCGAGCGGTTCATGCTGGTGTTCGATGTGGACGTCCTGAACGTTTTCAATGAAAGCAACGACCTGACAGTATTTGACAACATCAGCGGCTTCAACTTCGCGGGAGATGAGATCGGCCTTTCGACCGATTTCATTCAAGCCGGTGGGGACTTCCAGAGGATTTCAACCATCAACGCAATCCGGGCGATCATCAACGACCCGAACCAGGGGGGTGGCCCAGACGAACGTTACGGTCTGACCAACTCTTTCCAAAGCGGTCGAAGCATCCGCCTCGGGGTCCGGTTTATCTTCTAA
- a CDS encoding D-aminoacylase, with amino-acid sequence MRLLLSLICLVIIVISSIDMTTSSQPAAAEYDVIIRNGRVIDGSGRPGVNADVAIKGDRIARIGNLRGARAKREIDARGQVVAPGFIDMLGQSEQFLLIDGRAMSKVMQGVTTEITGEGESVAPINDQILKEQEAFNRKYNLTVDWRTFDQYFKRLERQGIGVNLGTFVGATQVREYVIGYDNRPPTPEEMVKMKTVVADAMNQGALGLSTSLQYVPARFAKTDEIVELAKVARQRGGIYITHQRSEANAIDESMREVFEIARRANIPTEIWHFKTAYKKNWGRMPEMLRRVAAARRSGLKITADVYPYIAGSTSLSACLPPWAQEGGTDKMIARLGDMRIRQQLKKEISSDPKDWENIYLGSGGATGIQIASVTNRDLEKWQGKRLSEVAAAENKDPLDALLDFIVADHGQTGAIFFMMNEDDMKAALKSPFVSICTDTGARATDGPLSGGRSHPRGWGTYPRILGRYVREEKLMSLETAIHKMTGMSATKVGLKQRGLLREGYFADITIFDPKTVIDRATFEQPHQYPVGINFVIVNGEVEVDNGQRTPVLAGKVLRGPGYGR; translated from the coding sequence GTGAGACTGCTGCTCAGCTTGATCTGTTTAGTAATTATCGTCATCAGCTCGATTGATATGACTACATCTTCACAGCCCGCGGCCGCGGAATACGACGTCATCATCCGCAACGGTCGCGTCATCGATGGCAGTGGGCGGCCCGGCGTTAATGCCGACGTTGCAATTAAAGGTGACCGGATTGCGCGTATCGGGAATCTTCGAGGGGCAAGAGCAAAACGCGAGATTGACGCGCGCGGACAAGTTGTCGCGCCCGGGTTCATCGACATGCTCGGCCAGTCAGAGCAGTTTCTGCTGATTGACGGCCGCGCAATGAGCAAGGTCATGCAGGGCGTGACGACTGAAATCACGGGCGAAGGCGAATCAGTTGCGCCCATTAACGATCAGATTCTGAAAGAGCAGGAGGCCTTCAATCGAAAGTACAACCTCACCGTCGACTGGCGAACATTCGATCAATATTTCAAGCGGCTGGAACGTCAAGGCATCGGCGTCAACCTCGGTACGTTTGTCGGCGCGACGCAGGTTCGTGAGTACGTAATCGGCTATGACAATCGACCGCCGACACCCGAAGAAATGGTGAAGATGAAAACCGTCGTGGCCGACGCCATGAATCAGGGCGCGCTTGGGCTTTCGACTTCCCTGCAATACGTCCCGGCGCGCTTCGCGAAGACGGACGAGATTGTCGAGCTCGCGAAAGTTGCCCGGCAGCGCGGCGGCATCTACATCACTCATCAACGGAGCGAGGCAAACGCGATCGATGAATCGATGCGCGAGGTCTTTGAAATTGCCCGGCGCGCAAACATACCGACCGAGATTTGGCATTTCAAAACGGCCTACAAGAAGAACTGGGGCCGCATGCCTGAGATGCTGCGACGCGTGGCCGCCGCGCGCCGGAGTGGCCTCAAGATAACCGCCGATGTTTATCCTTACATTGCCGGCAGCACTTCTCTGAGTGCGTGTCTGCCACCGTGGGCCCAGGAAGGCGGGACCGACAAAATGATTGCGCGCCTGGGTGACATGCGCATCCGGCAACAACTGAAGAAAGAAATCTCAAGCGATCCGAAAGACTGGGAGAACATCTATCTGGGCAGTGGTGGCGCCACTGGAATTCAGATCGCTTCAGTCACAAATCGCGACCTCGAAAAGTGGCAAGGCAAACGCCTGTCTGAAGTCGCCGCCGCTGAGAACAAAGATCCGCTGGACGCGCTTTTGGATTTCATCGTGGCCGATCACGGCCAGACCGGCGCGATCTTTTTCATGATGAACGAGGACGATATGAAGGCCGCTTTGAAGTCTCCGTTCGTCAGCATCTGTACCGACACGGGCGCGCGGGCGACTGACGGGCCGCTATCCGGCGGACGCTCGCATCCCCGCGGTTGGGGTACTTATCCGCGTATTCTCGGCCGTTATGTGCGCGAGGAAAAACTCATGTCGCTGGAGACGGCGATCCACAAAATGACGGGAATGTCGGCGACGAAAGTCGGCTTGAAGCAGCGCGGATTGTTACGCGAGGGCTACTTTGCCGACATTACCATCTTCGATCCAAAGACCGTGATTGACCGCGCAACTTTCGAACAGCCGCACCAGTACCCGGTGGGGATCAATTTTGTGATCGTCAATGGCGAGGTCGAAGTAGACAACGGGCAGCGCACGCCGGTTTTGGCGGGGAAAGTCTTGCGTGGTCCGGGATATGGAAGGTAG
- a CDS encoding UDP-N-acetylmuramoyl-L-alanyl-D-glutamate--2,6-diaminopimelate ligase, translating to MKNKRLTVADVAHVAEGEASGPSDAVVTDVTHDSRQAKAGTLFAAIRGELFDAHKFIPQVMQQGAEGVISEAERPADFTGAWIQVKNIRRSMALAAAEVHHHPSRELNLVGITGTNGKTTTAYLVASIPEAAGEPVAMTGTVEYRLGKERRKAGRTTPEATDMQRMLREAVNIGCKTAVMECSSQAMDFHRCDSLEYAVAVFSNLTRDHLDYHKTMENYWYAKQRLFDGRLGSRPKTSVINLDDSYGVELADRLKGDGLNVVTYAVKANADITAHELEFSLAGMRFRLRVKEGTHASGLLQAESLRTELDFASPLVGPPHVYNTLAAVATGLSLGYSLEVITKALAKCTGAPGRFEGVLHDGKFAVVVDYAHSDDALLNVLRTARDVTKGRIITVFGCGGDRDSSKRAPMGEAAGSLSDVVILTSDNPRTEDPNQILCDAEEGIKKTGKPYEKIADRREAIHHAIAQAREGDLVLIAGKGHEDYQIIGRETFHFDDKEVAREALVERGSGR from the coding sequence GTGAAGAACAAAAGACTCACCGTGGCCGACGTCGCCCATGTGGCGGAAGGAGAAGCGTCCGGCCCATCTGACGCCGTCGTCACAGATGTCACGCATGACTCGCGTCAAGCGAAGGCCGGAACTTTGTTCGCCGCCATCCGCGGCGAGTTGTTCGACGCGCACAAATTCATTCCACAGGTAATGCAACAAGGCGCTGAAGGCGTCATCTCCGAAGCGGAAAGACCTGCCGATTTCACCGGAGCCTGGATTCAAGTAAAGAACATTCGCCGCTCGATGGCTCTGGCGGCCGCCGAAGTTCATCATCATCCTTCACGCGAATTGAATTTGGTCGGCATTACCGGAACCAACGGCAAGACGACAACGGCGTATCTGGTCGCCTCGATTCCTGAAGCAGCCGGCGAACCGGTGGCGATGACGGGCACAGTCGAATATCGGCTTGGCAAAGAACGACGAAAGGCCGGCCGGACGACCCCGGAAGCCACGGACATGCAGCGGATGTTACGCGAAGCTGTGAATATTGGCTGCAAGACCGCGGTGATGGAATGCTCTTCACAGGCGATGGATTTTCACCGTTGCGACTCGCTGGAGTACGCCGTCGCTGTCTTCTCGAATCTCACTCGCGACCACCTCGACTATCACAAGACGATGGAGAACTACTGGTACGCGAAGCAGCGGCTATTCGATGGGCGGCTGGGATCGCGGCCAAAGACTTCAGTTATCAATCTGGATGATTCGTACGGCGTTGAGTTGGCCGATCGGCTGAAGGGCGATGGTCTAAACGTCGTCACGTATGCTGTGAAAGCGAACGCCGACATAACCGCGCACGAGCTGGAATTCTCTTTGGCGGGAATGCGATTTCGTCTGCGAGTCAAAGAAGGTACGCACGCCTCCGGCTTGCTGCAGGCTGAAAGCCTGCGTACCGAACTTGATTTCGCCTCGCCACTGGTCGGCCCGCCGCACGTTTACAACACGTTGGCCGCGGTCGCGACTGGTCTTTCGCTCGGCTATTCGCTCGAAGTGATCACGAAAGCGCTGGCGAAATGCACGGGCGCACCGGGACGATTCGAAGGCGTGCTGCACGATGGCAAGTTCGCCGTGGTGGTGGATTACGCGCATTCGGACGATGCGCTGCTGAACGTGTTGCGGACTGCTCGCGATGTTACGAAGGGAAGAATCATCACGGTGTTTGGCTGTGGCGGTGATCGCGACAGCAGCAAACGCGCGCCAATGGGCGAAGCAGCCGGGTCGTTGAGCGATGTTGTGATTCTGACTTCAGACAATCCGCGCACGGAAGATCCAAACCAAATACTCTGTGACGCTGAAGAGGGGATTAAGAAGACCGGCAAGCCATACGAGAAGATCGCCGATCGCCGCGAAGCCATTCATCACGCAATTGCGCAGGCGCGCGAAGGTGACCTGGTCCTGATCGCCGGCAAGGGACACGAGGACTACCAAATCATCGGGCGCGAGACTTTTCATTTCGACGATAAGGAAGTTGCCCGTGAAGCATTGGTAGAACGTGGATCTGGGCGATGA
- a CDS encoding APC family permease, whose product MKPTSQEGLVRGIRRWDLVAVTINGIIGAGIFGLPAKTYALIGTYSLLAFIACALVVTLIILCFAEVGSRFEETGGPYLYAREAFGPTVAFEVGWLIWLARLTAFAANCNLMVSYLAFFWPTATSTIPRALIITGVVVALTALNITGVRQAAIASNVFTIGKLIPLLIFIAAGLFFLNPGAFTFGAAPATGAFSQSVLLLIYAFTGFEMAAIPAGETKDPRRDLPRALLIAIGVVAVVYVLIQVVSIGTLPGLANSTKPLADAGQQFLGTAGGALISAGAIISITGNLNIILLSGSRVPFAIAEQKQLPKFVGAVHQRFFTPHVSILITAAIMFILTLKSSFVAALTISAIARLVTYAATCLALPVLRRKKDVPEAVFRVRGGTIVAIACLVLIVWLLLNSTLYEAIVAAIAAAVGFLIYLAYWFYRKRSS is encoded by the coding sequence ATGAAGCCAACTTCACAAGAGGGACTCGTACGCGGTATTCGCCGTTGGGACCTTGTCGCCGTTACCATCAACGGCATTATCGGCGCCGGCATCTTCGGCCTGCCGGCGAAGACTTACGCGCTGATCGGAACCTATAGCCTGCTCGCCTTCATCGCGTGTGCCCTCGTCGTCACGCTCATCATTCTTTGCTTTGCTGAAGTTGGCAGCCGCTTCGAGGAAACCGGCGGGCCTTATTTATATGCGCGTGAGGCCTTCGGCCCGACGGTAGCATTCGAAGTTGGTTGGCTGATTTGGCTGGCGCGGCTGACGGCCTTTGCCGCGAACTGCAACCTGATGGTGAGCTACCTCGCATTTTTCTGGCCAACCGCAACATCGACAATCCCCCGCGCCTTGATCATTACCGGGGTAGTGGTCGCACTGACGGCCCTTAACATAACCGGAGTCAGGCAAGCGGCGATCGCGAGCAACGTATTCACCATCGGCAAGCTAATCCCGCTGCTTATCTTCATCGCGGCCGGTTTGTTCTTTCTCAATCCCGGCGCGTTCACTTTCGGCGCGGCGCCTGCGACGGGGGCGTTCTCCCAATCAGTGCTGTTGCTGATCTATGCGTTCACCGGGTTCGAGATGGCGGCGATTCCGGCGGGCGAGACGAAGGATCCGCGCAGAGATCTTCCGCGAGCTTTACTGATTGCGATTGGCGTCGTGGCGGTGGTTTACGTGCTGATTCAGGTCGTCAGCATCGGCACTCTGCCTGGGTTAGCTAATTCGACAAAACCTCTGGCCGACGCCGGTCAGCAGTTTCTGGGCACGGCCGGCGGCGCGCTGATTTCCGCGGGCGCAATCATTTCTATTACCGGCAATCTGAATATTATTTTGCTGTCCGGCTCGCGCGTGCCTTTCGCGATTGCCGAACAGAAGCAGTTGCCGAAGTTCGTCGGTGCCGTTCATCAGCGCTTCTTTACTCCACACGTTTCCATCCTCATCACCGCGGCGATCATGTTTATCCTCACGCTTAAGAGTTCGTTCGTAGCGGCTTTGACGATCAGCGCGATTGCGCGGCTGGTGACCTACGCAGCTACATGTCTGGCGTTACCGGTGCTGCGGCGGAAGAAAGACGTACCCGAAGCAGTGTTCCGCGTGCGCGGTGGAACTATTGTCGCGATAGCCTGCCTGGTTCTGATTGTTTGGCTCCTGCTCAACAGCACTTTGTACGAAGCGATAGTCGCCGCGATTGCCGCCGCCGTCGGATTCCTGATTTATCTGGCGTATTGGTTTTACCGGAAGCGCTCTTCGTAA
- a CDS encoding FAD-linked oxidase C-terminal domain-containing protein — protein MAASPQQFPEDDHLVGELRDIVGDENVLSEPDELLVYECDGLPQHKHLPRAVVFPNSTEETADVLALLHDEGVSFAPRGAGTGLSGGALAINRGVVIELARMRKILKVDTENRLAQVQTGLVNAQLSRAVAPYGLYYVPDPSSQPSCTIGGNIAENAGGIHCLKYGTTTDHVVAARVVLADGSIVDLDLKSPGYDLLGAFVGSEGTFGIATEATVKLVPIPAAVRTLLADFMKVEDASRAVSAIIAEGMLPAALEMMDNAIIRAIEANPVFAAGMPIDAGAVLLVELDGIEAGIDDDVEKVEAILHAHGARSVRRANDEKERKKLWAARKGAFGAVGRLMPDVMIQDAVVPRSRLPEVLAETYRISSKYNLQLANVFHAGDGNLHPLICFDLRRGDDLNNVREAGREIMETCVRAGGSITGEHGVGLDKASYLPLIFSEDDMSAMLQVRAAFDPSGLCNPGKIIPAPGGCGEGRAVATHSVSEPGAVATGSGGPFEGTPSTDSRLRADPVATARGSDAPEGLARRNFVPHPNPLTKGEGETSASIRQPLLAARMNETRVARELSRLLGDVGVRRLADYTLDLQSSTRAERLIEVTPASAEQAAEAMQFAARAGLAVVPAGARTFVEAGNLMSRADLILSTRRMDRLIAHEPADLVATAEAGLPLIEFQKQLAQNGQWLPVDPADDGSATLGGIIATGSSGPQSFGYGPLRSFVIGLRVVLADGRQIKAGGRVVKNVAGYDLCKLFTGSFGTLGLITEVTFKLRPLPVETRTIVAVGSREALLVAGRLAANNSFPVAVEVVSPLLAETLALQTPPGKGLLLIRFAGSTRTVITQTAQALKALRDENFRCALYDDDAALWQVLGSAPLQTNYDLGWSARVRPTELPGLVDEIGRLESDEAWHSAVRWHASAGDGRLRVMARSPLYHQEAARALEGFRQTAEDRGGSLIVERAPIEVRRVLDAWGSFGSADELMRRVKQQMDPDNVLSPGRFQ, from the coding sequence ATGGCCGCCAGTCCGCAGCAATTCCCAGAAGACGATCACTTGGTTGGTGAGTTGCGCGACATTGTCGGTGACGAGAATGTCCTTTCCGAACCCGACGAGTTGCTTGTTTACGAATGCGACGGCTTACCGCAACACAAGCACCTGCCGCGCGCGGTAGTGTTTCCAAACTCAACTGAAGAGACCGCTGACGTACTGGCGTTACTGCACGACGAAGGCGTGAGCTTCGCGCCGCGGGGAGCCGGAACTGGTTTGTCGGGAGGCGCGCTCGCGATCAACCGCGGCGTCGTAATTGAGCTCGCGCGCATGCGAAAGATTCTGAAGGTAGATACTGAGAATCGGCTCGCACAAGTGCAGACGGGTTTGGTGAACGCGCAGCTTTCACGCGCCGTGGCGCCCTATGGTTTGTATTACGTTCCCGATCCTTCCAGTCAGCCGTCGTGCACCATCGGCGGCAACATCGCCGAAAATGCCGGCGGCATTCATTGCCTAAAGTACGGAACGACCACAGATCACGTCGTGGCCGCGCGCGTCGTTCTGGCGGATGGCTCGATCGTAGATCTCGACTTGAAGAGTCCAGGCTACGATTTGCTAGGCGCGTTTGTCGGCTCAGAAGGAACATTCGGCATCGCCACTGAAGCGACCGTAAAGCTGGTACCGATCCCGGCGGCCGTGCGGACGCTGCTCGCTGACTTTATGAAGGTTGAGGATGCGAGTCGCGCGGTCTCAGCCATAATCGCTGAAGGAATGTTGCCCGCCGCGCTCGAAATGATGGACAACGCGATCATCCGCGCCATCGAGGCAAATCCGGTGTTTGCGGCCGGAATGCCGATCGATGCGGGTGCAGTGCTGCTTGTCGAACTCGATGGTATCGAAGCCGGGATTGACGATGACGTGGAAAAAGTAGAAGCGATTCTGCATGCGCACGGCGCGCGCTCAGTACGTCGGGCGAACGATGAAAAGGAGCGCAAGAAACTTTGGGCCGCGCGCAAAGGCGCATTCGGCGCCGTCGGTCGCCTGATGCCGGATGTGATGATTCAGGATGCGGTCGTGCCACGCTCGCGATTGCCGGAAGTACTCGCTGAAACGTATCGCATTAGCTCGAAATACAATCTTCAGCTTGCCAACGTCTTCCATGCCGGCGACGGCAATCTGCATCCGCTGATTTGTTTCGATCTGCGACGCGGCGACGATTTGAATAACGTCCGCGAAGCGGGGCGCGAAATTATGGAAACCTGCGTGCGCGCCGGCGGGTCGATCACCGGCGAGCATGGCGTTGGGCTAGACAAGGCCAGTTATCTGCCGCTGATATTTTCTGAGGACGATATGAGCGCGATGCTGCAAGTTCGTGCCGCTTTCGATCCTTCGGGGCTGTGTAATCCGGGAAAGATCATTCCTGCGCCGGGCGGCTGTGGGGAAGGCCGTGCGGTGGCAACGCACAGCGTGTCAGAGCCGGGAGCGGTAGCGACCGGATCCGGTGGCCCCTTTGAAGGGACACCATCCACTGATTCGCGGTTGCGTGCGGATCCAGTCGCTACCGCTCGCGGTTCTGACGCGCCTGAGGGTTTAGCGCGCCGTAACTTCGTCCCTCACCCCAACCCTCTCACAAAGGGAGAGGGGGAGACGTCGGCATCCATCCGGCAACCGCTGCTCGCCGCACGCATGAACGAAACGCGTGTCGCACGTGAACTTTCGCGCCTGTTAGGCGATGTGGGGGTGCGCCGGCTAGCCGACTACACGCTCGACCTTCAGTCGAGCACACGCGCTGAAAGATTGATCGAAGTCACGCCGGCTTCTGCCGAACAAGCCGCCGAGGCTATGCAATTCGCCGCGCGTGCAGGCCTGGCAGTTGTTCCGGCGGGCGCGCGGACATTCGTTGAGGCGGGAAATCTGATGTCGCGCGCCGATTTGATTCTGAGCACGCGTCGCATGGATCGTCTGATCGCGCATGAGCCCGCCGATTTGGTCGCGACGGCCGAAGCGGGCCTGCCGCTCATTGAATTTCAAAAACAGCTCGCGCAGAACGGACAATGGTTACCAGTTGATCCCGCGGACGACGGCAGCGCGACTTTGGGTGGAATTATCGCGACCGGATCGAGCGGACCACAGTCGTTCGGTTACGGGCCTTTGCGATCTTTTGTGATTGGATTACGTGTCGTGCTCGCTGACGGGCGTCAGATCAAAGCCGGCGGCAGAGTGGTAAAGAACGTCGCCGGTTACGATCTCTGCAAGCTGTTCACCGGAAGTTTCGGGACGCTCGGGCTGATTACTGAAGTCACTTTCAAACTGCGGCCTCTGCCGGTTGAGACGCGTACGATTGTGGCCGTCGGATCGCGCGAAGCATTGCTCGTCGCCGGGCGGCTCGCGGCGAACAATTCTTTTCCCGTGGCGGTGGAAGTCGTGTCGCCTCTGCTGGCGGAAACGCTCGCGCTGCAAACGCCACCGGGCAAAGGTTTACTGTTGATTCGGTTCGCCGGCTCAACCAGAACGGTCATCACACAAACGGCGCAGGCCCTGAAGGCGCTCCGCGATGAGAACTTTCGTTGTGCGCTCTATGACGATGATGCGGCTCTTTGGCAGGTGCTGGGCAGCGCGCCGCTTCAGACTAATTATGATCTCGGTTGGAGTGCTCGGGTTCGCCCCACCGAGCTGCCCGGCCTGGTGGATGAAATCGGCAGGTTGGAAAGCGATGAAGCCTGGCATTCCGCGGTGCGCTGGCACGCTTCTGCCGGCGACGGCCGTTTGCGAGTGATGGCGCGCAGTCCTCTATATCATCAGGAGGCCGCGCGAGCGCTTGAAGGATTTAGGCAGACAGCAGAAGATCGCGGTGGCAGTTTAATTGTGGAAAGGGCGCCAATCGAGGTCAGACGCGTGCTCGACGCGTGGGGCAGCTTTGGTTCAGCGGATGAGTTGATGAGGCGTGTGAAGCAGCAGATGGATCCTGATAACGTCTTATCTCCTGGACGCTTCCAGTGA